One Thiocapsa bogorovii DNA segment encodes these proteins:
- a CDS encoding monovalent cation:proton antiporter-2 (CPA2) family protein — MGGVLVQAFIYLCAAVVAVPIAKRLGLGSVLGYLIAGIVIGPVLGVVGAETAEIQHFAELGVVMMLFLVGLELEPRLLWDMRARLLGLGGLQVGLTVLVIAAAGFVLGVSWSIALAAGLILSLSSTAIVLQTLSEKGLVKTSGGQSSFAVLLFQDIAVIPMLALLPLLAIPELTGLADHGASNATEHHHLSLVDGLSGWTYALVVLGAVAMVVLGGHFLSRPLFRFIAASGLREIFTAAALLLVIGIALLMTLVDLSPALGTFLAGVVLANSEFRHELESDIEPFKGLLLGLFFITVGAGIDFAILMQSPGTLLGLTVGLIAAKALILFALARLFRLERGGDWLFTLGLAQAGEFGFVLLAFSVQAHVLPVDLAKTLSLVVALSMLLTPALFILYERWILPGLERTAKLPPDTIDEQGTVVIAGVGRFGQIVNRLLVASGVRTVVLDHAAAQIDILRKLGIKSWFGDATRPDLLHAAGMDAAAVLVVAIDDRERAVDLVAYARRRYPKVKILARAFDVNHLYLLKKAGADVAIRELFDASLNLGAEALRTLGVHPFKVEKMTRAFRLHDAQGLDEMYELWDLDPDLSRNRALLARVREHGGSLQEAMAAERMDLHDRTERGWTPPPKDYTSALQGEAPADEASSQTRHDIRHD; from the coding sequence ATGGGCGGCGTGCTCGTTCAAGCGTTCATCTACCTGTGCGCGGCGGTCGTGGCCGTGCCCATCGCCAAGCGACTGGGGCTCGGTTCGGTCCTGGGCTATCTGATCGCGGGTATCGTGATCGGGCCGGTCCTCGGAGTGGTCGGCGCCGAGACCGCCGAGATCCAGCACTTCGCCGAGCTGGGCGTTGTGATGATGCTGTTCCTGGTCGGCCTCGAGCTGGAGCCTCGACTCCTTTGGGACATGCGCGCCCGACTGCTCGGCCTCGGCGGGCTGCAGGTCGGCCTCACGGTCCTGGTGATCGCGGCCGCCGGTTTCGTGCTCGGGGTGTCCTGGAGCATCGCCCTGGCGGCCGGACTCATCCTGTCGCTCTCATCCACCGCCATCGTTCTCCAAACCCTGAGCGAGAAAGGGCTGGTGAAGACCTCGGGCGGGCAGAGCAGCTTCGCCGTACTGCTGTTTCAGGACATCGCGGTCATTCCGATGCTGGCGCTATTGCCACTGTTGGCGATCCCCGAGTTGACCGGGCTCGCCGACCACGGCGCGTCGAACGCAACCGAGCACCACCACTTGAGCCTGGTCGATGGCTTGTCGGGGTGGACCTATGCGCTGGTCGTCTTGGGCGCGGTCGCCATGGTGGTGCTCGGCGGACACTTCCTGTCCCGACCGCTCTTTCGATTCATCGCCGCCTCGGGTCTGCGAGAGATCTTCACGGCTGCGGCCCTCCTGCTGGTCATCGGCATCGCCCTCTTGATGACCCTGGTGGACCTCTCGCCGGCCCTCGGCACCTTCCTCGCGGGCGTCGTGCTGGCCAACAGCGAATTCCGTCATGAGCTGGAGTCCGATATCGAGCCCTTCAAAGGCCTGCTGCTCGGTCTGTTCTTCATCACCGTCGGCGCGGGGATCGATTTCGCGATCCTGATGCAGAGCCCGGGGACACTTTTGGGGCTCACCGTCGGCCTGATCGCGGCGAAGGCACTGATCTTGTTCGCCCTGGCCCGGCTGTTCCGACTGGAGCGCGGCGGCGACTGGTTATTCACCCTGGGACTGGCCCAGGCCGGCGAGTTCGGGTTCGTGCTGCTCGCATTCTCGGTGCAGGCCCATGTCCTGCCGGTCGACCTGGCCAAGACCCTGTCTTTGGTGGTGGCCTTGTCCATGCTCCTGACGCCTGCCCTTTTCATCCTCTACGAGCGCTGGATCCTGCCGGGCCTGGAGCGCACCGCAAAACTGCCCCCGGACACCATCGACGAGCAGGGGACCGTGGTCATCGCCGGTGTCGGGCGCTTCGGGCAGATCGTCAATCGCCTGCTGGTGGCGAGCGGGGTACGCACCGTCGTCCTGGACCACGCGGCCGCTCAGATCGACATCCTTCGCAAATTGGGCATCAAGAGCTGGTTCGGCGATGCCACCCGTCCCGATCTGTTGCATGCCGCTGGAATGGACGCAGCGGCCGTGTTGGTGGTCGCCATCGACGACCGGGAGCGGGCGGTGGATTTGGTGGCCTACGCGCGTAGGCGCTACCCGAAGGTGAAGATCCTCGCGCGTGCCTTCGACGTGAATCATCTCTATCTGCTCAAGAAGGCAGGGGCAGACGTGGCGATCCGCGAGCTCTTCGACGCCTCCTTGAATCTGGGCGCCGAGGCACTGCGGACTCTGGGCGTGCATCCGTTCAAGGTCGAGAAGATGACACGCGCCTTCCGCCTCCATGACGCCCAGGGCTTGGATGAGATGTACGAGCTCTGGGATCTCGACCCGGACTTGTCGCGGAACCGCGCCCTGCTTGCACGGGTGCGCGAGCACGGCGGCAGCCTCCAAGAGGCGATGGCTGCCGAACGCATGGATCTCCACGACCGCACCGAGCGCGGCTGGACCCCACCGCCGAAAGACTATACGTCGGCGCTGCAGGGCGAAGCACCGGCGGATGAAGCAAGCAGTCAGACCCGGCACGACATTCGCCATGACTGA
- a CDS encoding DUF423 domain-containing protein, with product MNRPGVWLTTGAACGFLTVALGAFGAHGLRGLVSVGRLANWATATQYLGLHALAILACGLWLLQRPDDRLVHRAAAAFLVGVLLFSGSLFALVLTDQRAIGMVTPIGGLLLLAGWALLVAGAWRVRRGQTANSRPDAD from the coding sequence ATGAATCGACCAGGTGTTTGGTTGACGACCGGTGCGGCCTGCGGGTTTCTCACCGTGGCTTTGGGAGCCTTCGGGGCACACGGTCTACGTGGTCTCGTGAGCGTGGGGCGGCTGGCGAATTGGGCCACTGCAACGCAGTACCTCGGACTGCACGCACTTGCGATCCTGGCCTGCGGGCTGTGGCTGCTGCAACGGCCCGACGATCGCCTCGTCCACCGGGCAGCCGCGGCTTTCCTGGTCGGCGTTCTACTCTTCAGCGGCAGTCTCTTCGCGCTCGTGCTGACGGATCAACGTGCGATCGGCATGGTCACCCCGATCGGCGGATTGCTCCTCCTTGCAGGTTGGGCGCTGCTCGTAGCCGGTGCCTGGCGTGTCCGGAGAGGCCAAACTGCGAACTCACGACCCGACGCGGATTGA
- a CDS encoding 16S rRNA (uracil(1498)-N(3))-methyltransferase, translating to MRVPRIYVDLPLEPDAVIELPSAQSRHLTQVLRLSHDTPLVLFNGNGYDYPAHLVRGARSGTAAIVDAPGAREPLPPLNIHLALGVSKGERMDYALQKSVELGVGRITPLFTERSQVHLSGPRLERRLEHWRGILIGACEQSGRRRLPHLATAATYPAWLNNHAGGGLMLDPQADRPLTALPPPDATITLLVGPEGGLSPRERAIARDRGFEGVRLGPRILRTETAPLAAIAVIQALWGDLGD from the coding sequence ATGCGAGTTCCGCGCATCTATGTCGACCTGCCTTTGGAGCCCGACGCGGTCATCGAGCTCCCCTCGGCTCAAAGCCGTCATCTCACCCAAGTCCTGCGTCTCTCGCACGATACGCCACTGGTGTTGTTCAACGGCAACGGCTATGACTATCCAGCCCATCTGGTGCGAGGAGCGCGAAGTGGGACAGCGGCGATCGTGGACGCGCCCGGCGCCCGAGAGCCGTTACCGCCATTGAATATCCACCTCGCGCTCGGAGTGTCCAAAGGCGAGCGGATGGACTACGCTCTGCAGAAGTCCGTCGAGCTGGGCGTGGGTCGCATCACGCCTCTCTTCACCGAGCGCAGCCAAGTTCACCTGAGCGGCCCGAGACTCGAACGCCGACTCGAGCATTGGCGCGGAATCCTCATCGGGGCGTGCGAGCAGTCGGGGCGGCGGCGGCTGCCGCATCTCGCGACTGCTGCGACCTATCCGGCTTGGCTGAACAACCACGCGGGCGGAGGACTGATGCTCGACCCGCAGGCCGATCGGCCCCTCACCGCCTTACCTCCGCCGGACGCGACGATCACCCTGCTGGTCGGCCCGGAGGGCGGGCTCAGCCCGCGCGAACGCGCGATTGCTCGGGATCGCGGTTTCGAGGGGGTGCGCTTGGGGCCTCGGATCCTGCGTACCGAGACAGCACCCCTCGCCGCCATCGCCGTCATCCAGGCGCTCTGGGGGGACCTCGGCGACTAG
- a CDS encoding Hpt domain-containing protein encodes MADPRPSVELDAETPHATTDLQTLAEVMRRVRPKFHRGLVDWYRDATDPRGLMRLEVLFRKLNAGLGSGVLADLFGLAEIFAAALRDGRLGCAAGTRSLMGQLDRVLKPLSQQPPVWPEGEARALIDRLLGELGSLERLDRRAVDVAAVYRPSEAIQAAQDPRRDRAVPAWDDEVHRTAGRLAECVAFEELLEVIDRGAFVDPAALDAAYAALHEVVGVLDPTEACRLSPRLAAIADQVGSLVSADASEQSTRLESLTADLLTLESILDAWVDKGVFAEVPAPGPGMDPADLTLAALGELDHALRDVSEALFGDRGAAEIARRSAEVAAMLARIAGVLRLLELAEAAVLAEACGDWVRRYDIVPAAPSVGDGRAQLAEALACLGREIAAGMASGRAVPAPAGCAEQALLALERAQIAAPIMPTGAPKGLPSEGPALPLDEPPVEDRIAPELMDIFLEEIDDEIAAARERLARWSLDPRDASAGTGLKRHFSVIKGSGLLVGARRVAQVAESVEELLGRVTAQPTRDPAATSFIAEVLDQLPALVHGGNEDRAAVVRALVARAGQIAETVRGAGLEGGGLSALVPLDGLTGSGDAPQIPIEDLLDTFELAPEVSGEWVLPDVDESSDTGVVEVRSAGEAALELSAQTLGEELDPTRSALLDPAIEPSDGPVADSALVPSPPSLVEQIAEIARCRNVLDITHAQMVSGLDALDLGLARLRELVDRLASDRYPSGRPLGEGVDDTGEAIEQREFCGRVDEILDDLESVGRGLIADRQASEEPRARQAKLLEAVLEALVKRQLGSPE; translated from the coding sequence ATGGCTGACCCCCGCCCCTCCGTCGAGCTCGACGCCGAGACACCGCACGCGACGACGGACCTGCAGACGCTCGCCGAGGTGATGCGGCGGGTACGTCCGAAATTTCATCGCGGCCTGGTCGATTGGTATCGAGACGCGACGGATCCGCGAGGACTGATGCGCCTTGAGGTGCTGTTTCGAAAGCTGAATGCGGGCTTGGGCAGCGGCGTTCTGGCCGATCTCTTCGGTTTGGCCGAGATCTTCGCGGCGGCGCTGCGTGACGGGCGACTGGGTTGCGCTGCGGGCACGCGATCTTTGATGGGGCAGCTCGATCGGGTCTTGAAGCCACTATCGCAGCAGCCGCCCGTGTGGCCGGAGGGCGAGGCTCGAGCGCTGATCGATCGGCTCTTGGGTGAGCTGGGGAGCTTGGAGCGGTTAGACCGCCGGGCGGTCGATGTGGCCGCCGTGTACCGCCCGTCCGAGGCGATCCAGGCGGCGCAGGATCCGCGTCGCGATCGAGCCGTGCCTGCCTGGGACGATGAGGTCCATCGCACGGCCGGGAGGCTCGCCGAATGCGTTGCCTTCGAGGAACTGCTCGAGGTCATCGACCGCGGCGCTTTCGTCGATCCGGCGGCGCTCGATGCCGCTTACGCAGCACTCCATGAGGTCGTCGGTGTGCTGGATCCGACAGAGGCTTGTCGGCTCTCGCCGCGTCTGGCCGCGATCGCCGACCAGGTGGGGTCGCTCGTGTCGGCCGACGCGTCCGAGCAGTCGACGCGCCTGGAGTCCTTAACCGCCGACCTGCTGACCTTGGAGTCGATCCTGGATGCTTGGGTGGATAAAGGTGTCTTCGCCGAAGTTCCTGCGCCCGGTCCCGGGATGGATCCGGCGGATCTCACACTCGCCGCTTTGGGTGAGCTCGATCATGCGCTTCGGGACGTCAGCGAGGCGCTGTTCGGTGATCGCGGTGCCGCGGAGATCGCGCGGCGCTCGGCCGAGGTCGCGGCGATGCTCGCCCGCATTGCCGGCGTCCTGCGTTTGCTCGAGCTGGCCGAAGCTGCCGTTCTTGCGGAAGCCTGCGGTGACTGGGTGCGTCGGTACGACATCGTCCCTGCTGCGCCCTCGGTCGGTGACGGCCGTGCGCAGTTGGCCGAGGCGCTAGCCTGCCTGGGGCGAGAGATCGCCGCCGGCATGGCCTCGGGACGCGCGGTGCCGGCGCCGGCGGGGTGCGCCGAGCAAGCGCTCCTGGCGCTCGAACGCGCGCAGATTGCTGCGCCGATCATGCCGACAGGAGCGCCGAAGGGGCTACCCTCGGAAGGGCCGGCGTTGCCGCTCGACGAGCCTCCGGTGGAGGATAGGATCGCCCCGGAGCTCATGGACATCTTTCTCGAGGAGATCGACGATGAGATCGCCGCCGCTCGGGAACGCCTGGCGCGATGGTCGCTCGACCCGCGAGATGCCTCCGCAGGGACCGGATTGAAGCGTCATTTCTCCGTCATCAAGGGAAGCGGACTGCTCGTCGGTGCTCGGAGGGTTGCACAGGTCGCCGAGTCGGTCGAGGAGCTCTTGGGCCGGGTCACCGCGCAGCCGACGCGCGATCCTGCGGCGACGAGCTTCATTGCCGAGGTCCTGGATCAGCTTCCCGCGTTGGTGCACGGAGGGAACGAGGATCGCGCTGCCGTCGTCAGGGCGCTGGTCGCGCGAGCCGGGCAGATCGCCGAGACGGTGAGAGGCGCGGGCCTCGAGGGCGGCGGTTTGTCGGCATTGGTCCCTTTGGATGGCTTGACGGGGTCGGGCGACGCCCCGCAGATTCCCATCGAGGATTTGCTCGATACCTTTGAGCTTGCACCGGAGGTATCGGGCGAATGGGTGTTGCCCGATGTGGATGAGTCTTCCGATACCGGGGTGGTCGAGGTGCGCTCGGCTGGGGAAGCCGCGCTCGAGCTCTCGGCGCAGACCCTCGGCGAGGAGTTGGACCCGACGCGCTCAGCGCTCCTCGACCCTGCGATAGAACCTTCGGATGGTCCAGTGGCTGATTCGGCGCTCGTCCCGTCGCCGCCTTCACTCGTGGAACAGATCGCCGAGATTGCGCGCTGTCGCAATGTGTTGGACATCACTCATGCGCAAATGGTCTCGGGCTTGGATGCACTCGACCTCGGGCTGGCACGTCTACGCGAGCTCGTCGATCGTCTCGCGAGCGATCGGTACCCGAGCGGGAGGCCGCTCGGGGAGGGCGTGGACGACACGGGCGAGGCTATCGAGCAGCGCGAGTTTTGCGGTCGCGTGGATGAGATCCTCGATGATCTGGAGAGCGTCGGGCGCGGATTGATCGCCGATCGACAGGCGTCGGAGGAGCCGCGCGCCCGACAAGCAAAACTCCTTGAGGCCGTCTTGGAGGCACTCGTCAAGCGGCAGCTGGGGTCCCCGGAGTGA
- a CDS encoding response regulator, whose product MVTRVAVPSDSRPSDLLPDASRAGPVARGEAGILLADDSPVARRFASKLLRDHGYRVEVALDGFDALGMLFEVKPDLLLLDSRMPRLDGFQVCALVRRAPGFSGLPVVILSDYGGLYARVRAHLVGARSCLSKPFTADELLNAVAGALSDG is encoded by the coding sequence ATGGTGACGAGGGTTGCGGTTCCGTCCGATTCGCGTCCGTCGGATCTGCTGCCCGATGCGTCGCGCGCCGGGCCTGTCGCGCGAGGGGAAGCCGGCATTCTCCTGGCGGACGACAGCCCGGTGGCGCGCCGCTTTGCCTCCAAGCTGCTGCGCGATCATGGCTACCGCGTCGAGGTTGCGCTCGACGGCTTCGACGCGCTCGGCATGTTGTTCGAGGTGAAGCCCGATCTTCTGCTCCTCGATAGTCGGATGCCGCGGCTGGACGGTTTCCAGGTCTGTGCTCTCGTAAGGCGAGCCCCCGGGTTTTCCGGACTCCCGGTGGTCATTCTCTCGGATTACGGGGGCCTTTACGCACGCGTTCGGGCCCACCTGGTCGGGGCGCGGTCTTGCCTTTCAAAGCCATTTACCGCGGACGAGCTGTTGAATGCCGTCGCCGGAGCACTCTCGGATGGCTGA
- the gshB gene encoding glutathione synthase: MPIDLGVVMDPIGSINIKKDSTFAMLLAAQRRGWRLWYMEVADLSLRDGRTLARMRTLDVTDDPAGWYRLGTEIERPLDTLGAVLMRKDPPFDIEYIFTTYLLEQAHAAGCLVVNHPRSLRDANEKVFTAVFPQCTPPTLITRRSGAIRGFHREHGDIILKPLDGMGGASVFRVRADDPNLSVIIEALTMHGRRFCMAQRFIPEIRDGDKRILMVDGEPVPYCLARIPAPGETRGNLAAGASAEARPLTERDRWIAAQVGPELRSREILFAGLDVIGDHLTEVNVTSPTCIREIDAAYGTDIAGDLMDAIQARVMRRT; encoded by the coding sequence ATGCCTATCGATCTCGGCGTCGTGATGGATCCGATCGGATCCATCAACATCAAAAAGGACAGTACCTTCGCCATGCTGTTGGCCGCGCAGAGGCGCGGCTGGCGCTTGTGGTATATGGAGGTCGCGGATCTGTCGTTGCGCGACGGACGCACCCTGGCGCGGATGCGCACGCTCGATGTCACGGACGACCCTGCGGGTTGGTATCGCCTGGGAACAGAGATCGAGCGCCCGCTCGATACGCTGGGGGCGGTGTTGATGCGTAAGGATCCGCCGTTCGATATCGAATATATTTTCACGACCTATCTCCTCGAGCAGGCCCACGCGGCCGGCTGTTTGGTCGTCAATCACCCGCGCAGTCTGCGCGACGCCAATGAAAAGGTCTTCACTGCAGTCTTCCCTCAGTGTACACCGCCCACTTTGATCACACGCCGCTCGGGGGCGATTCGGGGCTTCCATCGAGAGCACGGCGATATCATCCTCAAGCCGCTCGACGGCATGGGCGGCGCCTCTGTATTTCGCGTGCGCGCGGACGACCCGAACCTGAGCGTCATCATCGAGGCCCTCACAATGCATGGCCGGCGTTTCTGCATGGCCCAGCGCTTCATCCCCGAGATCCGTGACGGCGATAAGCGGATCTTGATGGTGGACGGCGAGCCCGTGCCTTATTGTCTTGCGCGCATCCCGGCGCCGGGCGAGACTCGCGGCAACCTCGCTGCGGGAGCATCCGCCGAGGCCCGACCCTTGACCGAGCGGGATCGCTGGATCGCCGCACAAGTCGGCCCGGAGTTGCGCTCCCGCGAGATCCTATTCGCCGGTCTAGACGTGATCGGGGACCATCTGACCGAGGTCAACGTGACCAGCCCGACCTGTATCCGCGAGATCGACGCCGCCTACGGCACCGACATCGCGGGTGATCTGATGGACGCGATTCAGGCCCGAGTCATGCGTCGCACCTAA
- a CDS encoding FAD:protein FMN transferase — translation MLYSSSRPDRLRRSPPWCAIAAALFGLAACGQETPVTTIRFDAFGGQVDLSLVSVDRQQAKEAASLVQEDFAFLQDAWHSWQPGPMGRVNQLLLTEEPFVAPPSTMPLVRLSKQFELESGGLFNPAIGYLMDLWGFHAGAVRSRPPPPEQQIKRLVAATPSMSQIDIDGLELHGHNRSIKLDFDSIAKSHALDLAIDHLRELGIRSALIKAGGEVRVIGDRSGQPWRITISRPSGSGVLAIVPMRGDESLVTKADYDRNFVFKGEIYHAIIDPRTGSPARGARSVTVLHRDATTAAAAATAMFVAGPTDWEAVAQAMGIRYVLLVDAEGTLHMNQAMADRIELVDIGASVAPRVESTEGLGATGP, via the coding sequence GTGCTGTATTCATCCTCCCGCCCCGACCGGCTTCGGCGCTCACCCCCATGGTGCGCAATCGCCGCCGCACTCTTCGGACTCGCCGCCTGCGGACAAGAGACCCCGGTCACCACCATTCGTTTCGACGCCTTCGGAGGTCAGGTCGACCTGAGCCTGGTCAGCGTGGACCGACAACAGGCAAAAGAGGCAGCGTCCCTTGTCCAAGAGGACTTCGCCTTCCTGCAGGACGCATGGCACTCCTGGCAACCCGGCCCGATGGGGCGCGTCAATCAGCTGCTGCTGACCGAGGAGCCCTTCGTGGCACCTCCATCGACCATGCCGTTGGTGCGTTTGAGTAAGCAGTTCGAGTTAGAAAGCGGCGGCCTCTTCAATCCCGCCATCGGCTATTTGATGGATCTCTGGGGGTTCCACGCCGGCGCGGTCCGCAGCCGCCCGCCGCCGCCCGAACAGCAAATCAAGCGATTGGTCGCGGCAACACCCAGCATGAGCCAGATCGATATCGATGGGCTCGAGCTGCACGGCCACAATCGGTCCATCAAGCTCGATTTCGACAGCATCGCCAAGAGCCACGCGCTGGATCTCGCCATCGATCACCTTCGCGAGCTCGGTATCAGAAGCGCACTGATCAAGGCGGGCGGCGAGGTCCGCGTCATCGGCGACCGCAGCGGCCAGCCCTGGCGCATCACGATTAGTCGACCCAGCGGTTCCGGAGTGCTCGCGATCGTGCCGATGCGCGGCGACGAGAGCCTCGTCACCAAAGCGGACTACGACCGGAACTTCGTGTTCAAGGGCGAAATCTACCATGCGATCATCGATCCGCGAACCGGATCGCCGGCGCGTGGCGCCCGCTCGGTGACCGTCCTGCATCGGGACGCGACCACCGCGGCTGCGGCGGCTACGGCGATGTTCGTGGCAGGGCCGACCGATTGGGAGGCGGTGGCACAGGCGATGGGAATCCGCTATGTCCTTCTCGTCGACGCCGAAGGGACCCTACACATGAACCAAGCGATGGCCGATCGGATCGAACTGGTCGACATCGGTGCTTCGGTGGCGCCAAGGGTGGAGTCGACCGAGGGGCTGGGGGCTACCGGACCTTGA
- a CDS encoding energy transducer TonB, with the protein MPTRSPDPQFPRVLVATPCHDSSSSTLLIALLVATVLHVGAITLVSFAPPRPEASSVAESALEILILRDAGRDAAATAPDAALSRLNRSGASPGGNAVYDDPIAIVSEDIEATEPPTPIPGRLMESVEETPVSAAPESETDASADRDAPVAEPTPSKLDAAAVDPPREPAGAETASQDATETAEPPRRDLATLERLEPPPEPAPVATPEPLPPPDPMAARETPVDAAQILASRGAEIDRLTSNLQAKTAAYASRVRRKSVSASTREFRYASYLGAWARKVERIGNLNYPQAARDQRMFGSLILHVAVRSDGSVEQIRVVRSSGYDLLDEAAVRIVELAAPYAPFPPDIAAETDVLDIVRTWQFLHGGGLGWEQ; encoded by the coding sequence ATGCCCACCCGCTCGCCCGATCCGCAATTTCCGCGCGTGCTTGTCGCGACGCCCTGTCACGACTCCTCAAGCTCGACCTTGCTAATTGCCCTACTGGTCGCCACAGTGCTGCATGTCGGTGCGATCACCCTGGTCTCCTTCGCGCCACCCAGGCCCGAGGCGAGCAGCGTCGCGGAATCTGCGCTGGAGATCCTGATCCTGCGCGACGCCGGTCGGGACGCGGCAGCCACGGCCCCGGACGCAGCCCTCTCTCGGCTAAACCGTTCGGGCGCATCCCCCGGCGGCAATGCGGTCTACGACGACCCGATTGCGATCGTCTCGGAAGACATCGAGGCGACGGAGCCGCCGACGCCCATCCCCGGGAGGCTGATGGAGTCGGTCGAAGAGACCCCGGTCAGTGCAGCGCCCGAGTCCGAGACCGACGCATCGGCCGATCGCGACGCTCCCGTGGCGGAGCCGACCCCGAGCAAGCTCGATGCGGCCGCAGTCGATCCGCCTCGCGAGCCGGCCGGTGCCGAAACCGCAAGCCAGGACGCGACGGAGACTGCCGAGCCGCCTCGGCGGGATCTCGCGACACTTGAGCGACTGGAGCCGCCGCCCGAACCCGCGCCCGTGGCCACACCCGAGCCACTCCCCCCTCCCGACCCGATGGCCGCGCGGGAAACACCAGTCGATGCGGCTCAGATCCTTGCCAGCCGCGGCGCGGAAATCGATCGACTGACGTCCAACCTCCAGGCCAAGACCGCCGCCTACGCGAGCCGGGTCAGGCGCAAGTCGGTGAGTGCAAGTACGCGGGAGTTTCGCTACGCCAGCTATCTCGGCGCCTGGGCGCGCAAAGTGGAGCGCATCGGCAACCTCAACTATCCTCAAGCGGCCAGGGATCAACGCATGTTCGGCAGCCTGATCCTGCACGTCGCGGTGCGCTCGGACGGCAGCGTGGAGCAGATTCGGGTCGTGCGCTCGTCGGGTTACGACCTGCTCGACGAGGCGGCGGTGCGGATCGTGGAGCTGGCGGCGCCCTACGCGCCCTTCCCGCCCGACATCGCCGCGGAGACGGACGTGCTCGATATCGTACGAACGTGGCAGTTCTTGCACGGCGGGGGATTGGGCTGGGAACAATAG
- a CDS encoding YqgE/AlgH family protein, which yields MSFSTSLTNHFLIAMPGLQDPNFSRTVTYVCEHTDQGAMGIVINRPLDVRLGELLDQLEIVALRPSVEQIPVYQGGPVQTDRGFVLHTSGPTFDSTLSITSDISVTTSRDVLEAIASGEGPEQTLVALGYAGWGSGQLEQEMSANAWLSGPASHEIIFRMDPGARWLAAAQLLGVDLNLLSGEAGHA from the coding sequence ATGTCCTTCAGCACCTCGCTCACCAACCACTTCCTGATCGCGATGCCGGGTCTTCAGGATCCGAACTTCTCGCGAACGGTGACCTATGTCTGCGAGCACACCGATCAGGGCGCCATGGGCATCGTGATCAACCGCCCGCTCGATGTCAGGCTCGGCGAGCTGTTGGACCAGCTCGAGATCGTCGCGTTGCGCCCGAGCGTCGAGCAGATCCCGGTCTATCAGGGAGGACCGGTCCAGACCGACCGGGGTTTTGTACTGCACACCTCGGGGCCGACCTTCGACTCGACCCTGAGCATCACATCGGATATCAGCGTCACCACCTCGCGTGACGTGCTCGAGGCCATCGCCTCCGGGGAAGGTCCGGAGCAGACCCTGGTCGCATTGGGATATGCCGGCTGGGGCAGCGGTCAGTTGGAGCAGGAGATGAGCGCGAATGCCTGGCTAAGCGGTCCGGCCAGTCACGAGATCATCTTTCGAATGGACCCGGGCGCACGCTGGCTCGCCGCGGCGCAACTGCTCGGGGTCGACCTCAACCTGCTCAGCGGCGAGGCCGGACACGCTTAA
- the ruvX gene encoding Holliday junction resolvase RuvX, which produces MTTLMGFDFGPRKIGIAVGQTITRSATPLVTLRSRNDKPDWAGIAALVREWQPEAFVLGLPFTMDDKEVDWSAQIHRFGRQLEGRFRLAVHLIDERLTSIEAQRQLAETPGGRSAERDAVDAVAAALILETWLCEHGAA; this is translated from the coding sequence ATGACAACGTTAATGGGTTTCGACTTCGGCCCGCGCAAGATCGGCATCGCGGTCGGTCAGACCATCACCCGCTCGGCCACACCCTTAGTCACGCTCCGCAGCCGCAACGACAAGCCGGACTGGGCCGGTATCGCCGCCTTGGTGCGCGAATGGCAACCCGAGGCATTCGTCTTGGGGCTGCCCTTCACCATGGACGACAAGGAGGTTGACTGGTCTGCGCAGATCCATCGGTTCGGGCGGCAGCTCGAAGGACGTTTCCGACTCGCGGTTCACCTGATCGACGAGCGTCTGACCTCGATCGAAGCGCAACGGCAGCTCGCGGAAACCCCAGGCGGACGCTCTGCCGAGCGGGACGCTGTCGATGCGGTTGCGGCGGCCCTGATTCTGGAAACCTGGCTGTGCGAGCACGGCGCGGCGTAA